The DNA sequence TTCCTCGATGACGGCGAGCTGCCTGCCGAGAGAGCACGGATCCTGCAGCCCGATCTTGCGCGCACCTTGCGGCGGCTGGCCGAACACGGACACTCCGGCTTCTACGAAGGGGAGATCGCCCAGCGGCTGGTCGAGGGGGTCCGGGCCGAGGGCGGAATCTGGTCGCTCGACGATCTGGCACGGTACCGCGTCGTCGAACGGCGGCCGGTAGTGCTGGAGTACCAGGACGCGCGGATCGTGACGGCTGCCCCTCCGTCGTCGGGTGGGATCGTGATCGGCCAGATCCTGAACATCCTGGCCGCGGCCGGCGCGGTCGACGATTCCGGGCTCCGAACCCATCTGCTGGTCGAGGCGATGCGCCGCGCCTACCGCGATCGCGCGCTGTACCTCGGCGATCCCGATCACGTTCCCATCCCGGTGACCCGGCTGCTCTCCGCGGACTACGCCGCCGATTGGTATGCCAGCATCGACCCGGACCGTGCGACGCCAAGCGCGAGCCTGCCGCTGTTCGGCGAGGCGGAACACGCGGCGACGACCCGAACGGCCCGCGAGAGCCGCCAGACCAGCCACTTCTCGGTGATGGATGCCGACGGCAACCGCGTGTCCGGAACGATCACGCTGAACTACCCGTTCGGCTCCGGCCTCGTCCCGCCCGATACCGGTGTATTGCTGAACAACGAGATGGACGATTTCGCCACCCACCAGGGCAGCCCCAACGTCTACGGGCTGATCGGGTTCGACGCCAACGCGGTCGGGCCGCACCGTCGGCCGCTGTCCAGCATGAGCCCGACGTTCGTCGAGACCCCGGACCGGATCGCCGTATTGGGCAGCCCGGGCGGGAGCCGGATCATCACGATCGTGCTCCAGGGCATCCTCGCGACGCTGGAGGGCGCTGACGCCGAGGCACTCGCGGCACGCCCGCGATTCCACCACCAATACCTGCCCGATCGGGTCGAATTCGAAACCGGCGCCTTCACCTCGTCGGTGCGCGCGTCCCTCGTTCGGCGCGGACATCGCCTGGCCCCGCAGCTGCGGCCCTTCGGCGACCTGCAGGTGGTCGTCTGGGACCGCAGCGAGGATCGGCTCGAGGCAGCTTCGGATCCCCGTGGCGATGGCACCGCCAGCGTCTTCGTGCAACGCTGATCCGGATTCAGAAAGGGCCTCGGCCGGTTGCCCAGCCGTACAGGTGCCGCCAGTTCCGGAGGACATCCGGCAGATAGTCCAGCGGACGGAAACGGTGGACCAGCGTGTACATCGCCAGGCGCTCGATCAGCAGGTGCCTGAGGGCCAGCACAAACCCCTCGTGCCATTCCCGCGCATCGATCTGCACTCCGGTGGCTTGAGCCAGCGCCTCCCGGTGCCCTGCAAGTAACGCATCCAGATGCGCGGGCGCAAGGGCCCGGGGCGACGAGAAGCACAGCCACTCGGCCAGGTCGTGTTGCGGCACGCCCCGCCTTGCCAGTTCCCAATCGTAAACGCAAAGTCGCGTCGATCCGTCGCGGTCGTGCAGCACCGCGTTGCGCGGGTTGAAGTCGTTGTGGACGAGCGCGGTCGGCAGGCCCTGCAGCCGCTGCCACCAGGTTTCCAGGCCGCGAAGAATTTCCCGGTGCAGGCGCGGCAGGCTCGGGCCGCACCAGTGTGCGAACCAGGGCGAGGCGAAGTCGGCAAGCTCCCGCCAGAGCGGCAGCATCTCCAGCATGCGCTCCGGGTTGCGCGCGGCGCCTGCCCAGCGCGGATCTGCAGTCGACGAGCCGCGGCCAAACCCGACCGCATGGATCGCCGAAAGCGTCTCGAGCAGCTTCGGGGCGACGACCGCCGGATCCCGAAGGCGCTGGCGTAGCGCCCGATCCCGCGTGCCGGGAAGGTATTCGAGCAGCAACGCCCAGCGACCATCGCTCACCCGCCGCTGCAGGCCGTAACAGCGAGGCAGATGACGCCGCAGCCGCGGTGCATCGAGTGCGTACAGCGCCAGCTCCGTTTCGGTCGAGCCGGCCAGTCCCAGATCCCTCTGGAAACGCTCGAAGAGCCGGCCGAGCGCAGGCCGGCATAGGCGCGCGAGCGTGACGGTCAGCGCCTCGAGCTCGCGTTCGCCGGATTTCACCTTCAGGACCAGTTGCCGTGGTCGCGCTGCGGTGCCACCCGCCCGAGCGGTGAGATCCAGCCGCCACAGGCCGACTGCATCTCCCACCCGGGCAGATGCGATCTCGCTCAAAATCGCATCCTCGGAGTCGATGCGCTCGATCCGCGCCTGCCGCAGCCGTTCGGGATCGAAATCGGGCACATCGCTTCCGGTGCTGCGCCAAGGACCATCGAGCACGCGTTCGACGGGGATTTTCGTCGGCGAACCCCCCGGCTGGGCCGGAAGGACACCGAGGCGCCGGTACTCCGCGAAATACCGGTGCAGCAGGTCCGTTCCCAGCGGGGGCTCATGCAGGCCGAGCCGCTGCAACAGGATCCGCGTCCGTGCGGCATCGATCCGGCGCTGACCGGGTGCGAGGTAGGACTCGTAGGGTCGCACAGCGGTCGAACCGGGGCGGCCACGGAAGAATTGGCGCTGGCCGTAGAGCAGCGTTCCCCGGCAACGCCGCTGGTCGAACAGCTGCCCGATCCACGTGTCGGCATCCACGAGACGGACCGGATAGCCGTGGAGGTTCATCCACAGAATCAGCTCGCGCCACTGCCGTGGCCGCCGATGCACCAGATGCAGCACCTGCCAGTGCTGCGAGCCCTGGGGAACACGGGCGGCCACCCGGGCCACGAAGTCCACAGGGACGAAATCCAGCAGCCAGTCGGTGTCGATCGCCAAGCCCGTGGCGCTGCACCCCTGGAGCAGGGCCGCGATCAGATCGGACGCGTTGGCAGCACCGGTTTGCGCATCGCCCGAGATCAATGCCGGGCGCAGCACGGTCACCGGCACACCGCGGGCCGCCGCCTGCCGGAGCAGCGCCTCGGCCACGCACTTGCTTCGGGCATACCCCAGCGGCATGCCTTCCAGGTACGGCAGCATGTCCGTGGTCTCATCGACGCGGTCCGGGCCACCGCGTGCGTAACAGACCGCGATGCTGGACACGAACACGAGCCGCTTTCTGTGCCCGGTGCACGCCAGGCGCACCAGCGTCGCCGCGCCGCCGACGTTCACGGCGTGCAACTGTCCGTAGCCGCGGACCCAGTCGACACGTGCCGCGCAGTGATGGATCAGATCGATCCGGGTCGAAAGGGCGGCGAACGCCGCCGCTCCGAGACCGAGCTCCGGGGCAGCGAGATCCCCCTGCAGCACCTCGACCCGCTGTTCCAGATCCTGCTGCGCAACGCCGGCGCTACGCAACGCAGATTCGACCCGAACTGCGGCATCGGCCTCAGTCACGCCGCGTGCCAGGCAGATCAGCCGCAGGTCGGTGTCGCGCAGCAGCGCCCGGGCCACATGGCGTCCGAGGAACCCGGTCGCCCCGGTGAGCAGCGCCACGCGTGCATCAGCCCTGGCTCGACCGGGCGCCGGTTCCAGGTCCGGCGGCAGGACCGCATCGGCGAGCATCCGCTGCACCGGGTCGCGAGACCAACGGGGCTTGGTCTCGGCCATCAGGCCGCCTCCGCCAGGCATTGCGTCATCCACTGCCTCCGAGGGTTCGTTCTCATGCTGCCAGCACCCAGACGGCGATCACCGCAGCCGCCACCGCGGCCACCGGAACCAGCATCGCGCGACCGACGGCACGCAGTTCGTGCAGCGCCGGCGGCACGAAGACTGCCAGCGCGGCGGCCAGAGTCAAGCCCTGCCAGGGACGATCGGCGAGCAGCAGAATCCACGCGGGGTATTTGCCCAGCACCAGGGCGATGCGAAGCGGGCGCAGCTCCGGGCGGTCTTGGGTCCAGCGGTAGACCCCGGCCAACGCGGCGACCAGCAGCAGCAGGCCGAGCGCCTGCACGGTGCCGGCGACCCAGGCAGTCAGGACGACGAGACCCGCGACCAGGAATACCAGCATCAGCCGAAACGCACTCGTTTCCCGCGAGCGCACCAGCCGGCGCTGCGGGTGGTACCGGCGGTCGAAGTCCAGATCGGCCAGGTCGTCCCCCAGACGGAAGACAAGCAGGAACCACGCGGCGGCGACTGCGAGCCAAGCCCAGGGGCGCGGCTCTGCGACCGTGGCTGCGGTGGCGGCGAAAACGAGCAGCCACAACAAGCCGATCCGCGGCGTCAGGATCCGCTCGCGCAGATACCCGGCCGCGTCAGTCGCGAAGTGGTTCCACGCGGCCATGGTCGCCGTCCACGCAGAGGCGCTGACCGTCCGCGATCCGCCGCGTCGCGTCCGGTACGCCGATCACGGCCGGGATTCCGTATTCCCGCGCGATGATCGCGCCGTGCGAGAGCAGCCCGCCGCGTTCGATAACCAGGCCACGAATCATGAAAAACACCGCGGCCCAACCCGGGTCCGTCTGCCGGGTCACCAGGATCTGGTCGGGGAGGATCCGGTCGATCCCGGAGACATCGAGCACCACCGCGGCGGTCCCGCAGACGCGCCCGCCACAGGCCCCAGTGCCGGTCAGCGGCGCATCGCCCGTGCCGGTCTCGGCGGTGGCATAGCCGGCACGGGCGCGCCATTCTTCGCCGGCAGGGAGCACGAAGCTGTCGGGCGGGCTCCAGCCCTGACAGGCTTCCAGTTCGTTCCGCCGGGCCTCGATGCGGTCTTTCAGGTCGGCGTCAGCGGCCATGCGGCTCTCCGCGATCGCGATGGCCTCCTCCAGCTCGAGCAGCAGCACGTCGTCCCGCCGGTCCAGCGACCCACCTGCGGCCAATTGCTCGCCCAAGGCCAGTGCCACCAGCCGTAGCCGCGTGTACAGCAGCGCCTGCTTCATCCGCGCGCGTTCCCTGAGGCGGATCGATGCCTGGGCAGCGGCCAGAACCGGACGAAACGCCAGCCGGCGCAGTCCGCGTAGACGCCCGCGCGCGCTCCGCGTCGCCTGTTTCCGTGCCAGCGCCTGGCGCCGGCTGACGTCGGCCGGTCCCTCACCCTCGAGCGCAGCGTAGCTGCGCAGCAGCCGCAGCACGGGCAACGGATCCTCGCGCGGGGTCGGCCGCGTCAGCGTCAGTTCGCCCGAGTAGCGGAAGCCCCAGGTGTCGAGATAATGCCGCAGGGACGCGCGAAACGCGGCGAACTCGCCGGCTTCGACCCGCTCCAGCAACGCCTCCGGTGGCGCCTCCAGCACCTGTCGCAGCAGCTCGGGATCCTGGCGCACCGCCCGGGAAAGATCCCAGAGCCGCTCGACCGGGGTTGCGCTGGCGAGTCCGGGCAGGCCTTTCAGCAAGTCGCCGGGGTCGATCCCGCTTGCACGCAGCAGCAGCGAACGCAACGCGCCATAAGAAACCATCGCGGCAGTGTCCGACAGCGCTGACGGGGTCCAGCAATCGAGGCGGATCGACCGGAACTCGCGCAGCAGCGCGGCCAGTTCCGGCGCGGTCTTTCCCCTCAGGTCTTCCGGCGTGCTCCTGGCGGCATGGGCGTCCACCAGGCGCTCGAACCGGCGCAGATCTCGCCCGACCCACAGGTAGCGCCAGCAGACGCGGAGCGCGACGTTCAGGCGTTCCAGCAACGCCTCGGTACGACTCTGCGGGACCCGCGCGGGCGCGGGAAAGCCGCGGGCACCGGTGAACTGGTTGAAGAAGCGCGCGAGCCACGGCCCACCCGGCGCCAGATGCAGCACGGTGTGAATGTTCGTCAGATGGTAGTAGAGCCGTCCGCCATGACAGCCGACGAGCTGCTCCAGCGGTTCGTTCATCGCCTCCAGGCGCCGCGGCGAAATCCCGAACGCCCGCCCGAGCCCCCGGAAGTACGCGGCATACCCGTGGGCAACGAAACTCCTCAGCAGCGGGCAGACCGGATCCGGAAAGTTCTCCGCGATGTTCGCGTTGGTCCAGGCCACGGACGGCCGCTCCGGCACCCGCGCGGTGATTGGGCGTGCCTGGAGCAGATAAAGGTCGCCGGCCTTGTCCACGCTCCACTCGATGTCCTGGGGCCCTTCGAACAGCGTCTCGATTTGGTCGGCGAGCGCCAGCAAGGTCCGGCGATGAGCCGGGGCTCCGGGATCCCAGGGCAGATCGCGGTCGTGCGGGCGTTCCCGGACCGCCCGACCATCGCGGCGGTGGACAGTCAGGCGCGCAGGAGTCAGCTGCCCCGAGACCAGGCCCTCGCCCAATCCGGCGCAGTATTCGACGAGCACGCGGTCCGTTTCCGGTTGCCGGGGATCGCGCGTGAACAGCACTCCGGAGACCGTCGCGTGCGCTTGCAGCTGAATCAGGACCGCCATGCCCTGCGGCGCACGGCCCCGGTGCCGCGCATATTGCAGCACCCGCTCGCCGAACAGCGAACCCCAGACGTGGCGCACTGCATCCGCGACCTCGTCCCCTGTCCGGCAGTGGAGCACGGTGTCGAACTGGCCGGCGAAGGATGCCTCCCGGCCGTCCTCGCCGAGGGCCGAGCTGCGCACCGCATACGTGGCACCCGGGTCCAGCGCTGCCTGTAGCGCGGCCGTCAGCTCCGGCTCCAGCGCGGCGTTCATCAGCATCTCGCGGATGCGGCGGGCCTCGGATCGTGTCGCCTCGGCATCGGCACGGCCGAGACGAGCGAACACCGCGTCCGCCGCCGCAGCCAGCCCCAGACGTTCGAGCTGTCGGCGCAACACGTCGACGCCCAGCACCAGTCCGGGCAGCGTCGGCACACCCGCCGCAAGCAAGTGCGCCAGGTTTGCGGCCTTCGCGCCGTAAATCGCGGCGTCGCTCGCGTCCGGGAGCGCGGTCGCCACTCGCAGGCTCACGCCGCGCGCGCCTTCAGGCCAAGCCGGTGCATCAGCAAACTGAAGCCGCCATGGAGCCCGGGACCGAACAGCAACACCCAGAACCATGTCGCCGCATGGACCGGCACCAGCAACGCGAGAATCAGCAGCACGCCGACGACCGAATCCAGCCGATCGATCGCGAACGCGACGGGGCGCAGCCAACGCCGGGCCGGCGCGCGGCCCGGGGGTACGCCGAGCTGGCGTTTAACGAACGAGTTCGGCAGTTCGGCAGCCATGAACGCAAGACCGCAGGCGAGTCCGAGCCCGGCGTACTCCAGCGGACCGAGTGGCCACCAGCCCGTCACCACCGGCTCGGGTAGGCGCTCGCGCAGCGAACCGAGCACCAGGAACGCGGCCGCGGCAGATGGCGGCAGCACCAGGAAACCGCACACGCGCTTGTTGTCGCCGAACAGACGCCGGCCCCGGAAGGTCCGGCCGCCATCGACGGGCCAGGCCAGCCGCCGGGCCAGGGGCGTGCGCAGCCACAGCACATGCAGACCGCCCGCCACACTCATCGTGATCAACAGGAACAGTGCCTGGGAGAGGGGCTCGGCGTTCATGCTCGTCCCAGGCGGCCGAACCCGTCCAAGGTCGATCCCGCATGGGTCATCGGAGCACCGCCGATGCTCAGACGAACGAACGCCAGACCCAGTACGCGATCAGGCCCGCGGCCAGCAACGGCAACAGCACATAGAACACGCGGCCGGGCCTGGGTACCGGGATATCGACGACGAACAGCAGCGCCAGCAAGCCAAAGGCGAACGCGAGCAGCTGCGCGAACTGCGCCGCCGGCAGCGCGGCCTGCAGCAGGAACAGCAGCGGAAACAGCAGCGCGGTGTAGGTGACCGGCAACCCGCGATGCTGGCCCGACGGGTGCTCTGCACGCACGCTGAGCGTATTGAAATGCGCCAGGCGCACCACGCCCGCGACCATGAACACGCCGATTGCAGCAATTCCCGGGAGCGAAGGCGGGACCGCGTGCAGCGCGATCACGACCGGGGTCACGATGAAGGACACCACGTCGCCGACGGTGTCCAGCTGCACCCCGAACTCGCGCGCGTAGTCGTTTCGGCGCAGGCGGCGGGCCACCACACCGTCGAACAGGTCGGCCAGCCCCGCAAACATCAACCCGACCAGCGCCAGTTCGATCCGCCCCGCGGCCGCGAGCGCGATCGCAGCCGCAGCGGCCAGCACACCGGCCAGCGTAATCAGGCATGCCGGGTCATAGACTCCCAGAATCCAGGTACGTGAACGCTTGCTTGCCAGCGGTATGTCTCCCTGCCTGTGACCCGCCGGTCTCCCCACCTGCGGCGCCCGAAAAGGGCGGCCACCAGGACCGCCCTTTGGATGGCACCGTGCTTGCGAACGATCAGAAGTCGCCGGAGACGCCGGCCTCGACGATCTCGTAGATCACGTCACGGACATGCTGCGCCATCGGTTCGAGCTCGGGGCTCAGGTCCACCGCGTGCAGCATCATGTCCATGTTCATCGTGGTGATCCAGCCCTGGCCCTCTTCGTCCTCGACCACCGCAATGCGACAGGGCAGGAAGCCGGAGAAGATGATGTCGAACTTGACCATCTGGTTCGCGATCAGCGCGTCGCAGAAAGCCAGAATACGCATATAGGGCACATCCTCTTCACCCAGGGCCTCGACCTGCTCGGACAGCGGCAGATCGGCGACCATCATGAAGTTGAGCAGGTTGGCACGCAGCTGCATCGAGTCGACCGCGTCATGCACCGTGACGCCATCGTCCAGCTTCCATTTCTGGATGCTGTAGTCGACCATCTGCCGCATCATGTCCTTGTCCATTTCCATCGCGGACGACTGCGCGGCAACCATCAGGCCCATGGCCAGCATGAGCGACACGAACATTTTCTTCATCTAGGTTCCTCCAGGTGGTGGTATTCGCCGAGCGGATCGACAGTCTATCAGACGTGTTCAAGTGTACGAGTTATTCCGCGGCGCGTGGCGCAGGCCGAACCTGCAGCAGATTTCCGCCTACAGATCCAGCAGCATCCGGCCGGGGTCTTCCAGCGAGTCCTTCACGCTGACCAGAAAGCGCACCGCATCGGCGCCGTCGATCAGCCGGTGATCGTAGGACAGCGCGACGTACATCATCGGCCGGATCACAACCTCGCCGTCGCGCGCCACGGGGCGGTCCTGCACCGCGTGCATGCCCAGGATCGCGCTCTGCGGCGGATTCAGGATCGGCGTCGACAGCAGCGAGCCGAACACGCCCCCGTTGGTGATGGTGAAGGTGCCGCCGCGCAGGTCGTCGACATCCAGCTTGCCGTCCCGCGCCTTTTCCGCAAAGCGGCGGATCTGCGTTTCGATGGCTGCCAGCGAAAGCTCCCCGGCGTCGCGCAGTACCGGCACCACCAGGCCGCGCGGCGACGATACCGCGATGCCGATATCGGCGTAGTGGTGGTAGACGATCTCGTCGCCGTCCAGCGCGGCATTGACCACCGGAAACCGCTGCAGAGCGCCGGTGCAGGCGCGCACGAAGAAGCTCATGAACCCCAGGCGCACGCCGTGCCGCTTTTCGAACGCCTCCTTGTGCCGCGCGCGCAGGTCCATCACGGCCGACAGATCGACCTCGTTGAAGGTGGTCAGCATTGCGGTGGTCTGCCTGGCCTCGAGCAGGCGCTCGGCAATGCGCCTGCGCAGCCGCGACATCGGCACGCGTTCCTCGCTGCGGCCCTCCGGGGACCGAGCGGCGGGTTGTGGCTCTTGCGGCTGCTCGGGCGGTTCCGGCTCCGCGCGGGGCTGCGGCGGCGCCTCTGCGACCGGCTCCGGGTCCGGCTCGGATTGCGCGCGCCGGGCAATGAAGCGCTCAACATCACCCTTCAGCACGCGTCCGTTCTGGCCCGTGCCTTCGATCTCGTCGGCAGCGAGGTCGTGCTCGGCCAGCAGGCGGCGGACCGCCGGGCTCGGGGGCGGCGGCGCCGTCTCGGGGGCGGCGGACCGCTCGGGCTGACGCTCAGGCGCCGGCATCTCCGGCCCGGCGTCATCGGCATCGGCAGGCTGCGCGGGTGGTTCGCGGTCTTCGGCGCTGCCGCCGTCGGCGGCCGCCGGCCTGATATAGCCAAGCACCGTGTCGGCCTCGACCACCGCGCCTTGTTCGACGCTGAACTCGTCGAGCACGCCGTCGGCCGGGGCCGGAACTTCGAGCACGACCTTGTCGGTCTCGAGTTCGACCAGCAGTTCGTCGCGCCGGACACGCTCGCCCGGCTGCTTGTGCAGCGCGACCACGGTGGCATCGGCCACGGATTCCGGCAGTTCGGGGACCCGGAGGACGGTACGTTCTGAGGACATCGCGATTCCCTGGTGTGGGCGGTTACTCGGTCGGGCGCGGGGTATCCCGGGCGGTGATGGGCCCGAAGCTGCGGCGCAGCAGTTCCTGCTGCTGGGATTTGTGCACCTCCGGATACCCGACCGCGGGGGCAGCGGCCGCGGGTCGAGCCACCGCGTGCAGGCGCTGGCCCCGCACTGCCAGCAGTGTGTTCAGGCGCGGCTCCATGAACCCGAGATACCCCTGATTCTCGGGTTCGTCCTGGACCCACACGAATTCGCTGGCCTGATCGTAGCGCCCGAGCAGGCGCGTCAGAAACGCGTCCGGGAACGGGTAGCACTGCTCGACCCGCAGCACCGCGACGTCGTCGTGGCCCGCATCGCGCTTCTCGCCGAGCAAGTCGTAGTAGATCCGTCCGGCGGTCAGGATCACCCGGCGGACGGCAGCCGGCTCCGGGCGATCGATGTCGTCGATCACTGGTTGGAACTGCCCGGACGCGAGTTCGTTCAGATCGCTCACCGCAAGCTTGTGGCGCAGCAGGCTCTTCGGGGTCATCACCACCAGCGGCTTGCGGTAGGGACGCACGAGTTGCCGCCGCAACAGATGGAAGACCTGCGCCGGCGTGGTCGGTACGCAGACCTGCATGTTTTCCTGCGCGCAGAGTTGCAGAAAGCGCTCGGGACGCGCCGAGGAATGTTCCGGCCCCTGACCCTCGTAGCCGTGCGGCAGCAGCAGCACCAGCCCGCAAAGCCGCCCCCATTTCTGCTCTCCGGAACTGATGAACTGGTCGATGACCACCTGCGCCCCGTTCGCGAAATCGCCGAACTGCGCCTCCCACAGTACCAGCGCGTTCGGCGCAGCGGTCGCGTACCCGTACTCGAACGCGAGCACCGCCTCCTCGGAGAGCAGCGAATCGATGACCAGAAAGCGCGGCTCGTCGGGATCGAGCTGGCGCAACGGGACGATGGAGCGCCCGGTTTCCTGGTCGTGCAGCACGGCGTGCCGGTGGAAGAAGGTGCCGCGACTCGAATCCTGCCCCGACATCCGCACCCGATAGCCGTCCATCAGCAGCGTGGCGTAGGCCAGCGTCTCGGCGGTACCCCAGTCCAGCGGCTGTTCGCCTGCGGCCATCGCGTTCCGCGCCTCCAGAATGCGGCGCACGCGCGGATGCACCACGAAGCCCTCGGGCAGCCGGTTCAGCCGGTCGAGCAGACTGCTCAGCTGCTCGCGCGGAACACCGGTTTCGATGTCCTGGTCCCAGGACTGGTTCGCGAACGGTCCCCAATTGGTCGGCTTGTGCGCATCCGCCTCGTCCGGCGGCAGCAGACCCGGCACCACCGACTGGCCCGACTCCAGCGAATCGCGGTATCGCTCCTGCAACTGTTGCGGCACGTCCTCTGCGATCACGCCCTGCTCGATCAGACGCCGGGCGTAACGCTCGCGAGTGGTCGGCAATTCCCGAATGATG is a window from the Thioalkalivibrio paradoxus ARh 1 genome containing:
- a CDS encoding 2-oxoglutarate dehydrogenase E1 component, translated to MNEPPSRQRSLGMLRRMDVHPDSLAFAEALFERYRNDPDAVPAAWADYFGALEREAPADAPAAGDCIDERDLQLERLQVRVLQYINAYRFLGHFAAHLDPLGRHLPETPPELTRAYHELDRVDPAQTFDPGSLHGPSPARLDEIEDILRDTYCACIGAEFMHLTSTGEKRWLQQRLESARGHFGFDPDTQKAILERVTAAEGLERYLHHRYVGQKRFSLEGAESLIPLLNALVQRGGARGVKEIVLGMAHRGRLNVLVNVFGKSPRELADEFEGRPSRNRGTGDVKYHLGYSSDVQTPGGAVHLALAFNPSHLEIVTPVVEGSVRARQVRLRDRQGQKVMPVVIHGDAAFAGQGVVMETLNMAQTRGFSTKGTVHIVVNNQIGFTTSTLKDVRSTHYATDVAKMVSAPIMHVNGDDPEAVVFVTQIALDYRMRFAKDVVIDLVCYRRQGHNEADEPAATQPMMYRIIRELPTTRERYARRLIEQGVIAEDVPQQLQERYRDSLESGQSVVPGLLPPDEADAHKPTNWGPFANQSWDQDIETGVPREQLSSLLDRLNRLPEGFVVHPRVRRILEARNAMAAGEQPLDWGTAETLAYATLLMDGYRVRMSGQDSSRGTFFHRHAVLHDQETGRSIVPLRQLDPDEPRFLVIDSLLSEEAVLAFEYGYATAAPNALVLWEAQFGDFANGAQVVIDQFISSGEQKWGRLCGLVLLLPHGYEGQGPEHSSARPERFLQLCAQENMQVCVPTTPAQVFHLLRRQLVRPYRKPLVVMTPKSLLRHKLAVSDLNELASGQFQPVIDDIDRPEPAAVRRVILTAGRIYYDLLGEKRDAGHDDVAVLRVEQCYPFPDAFLTRLLGRYDQASEFVWVQDEPENQGYLGFMEPRLNTLLAVRGQRLHAVARPAAAAPAVGYPEVHKSQQQELLRRSFGPITARDTPRPTE